A genomic region of Saccopteryx bilineata isolate mSacBil1 chromosome 1, mSacBil1_pri_phased_curated, whole genome shotgun sequence contains the following coding sequences:
- the KDM4D gene encoding lysine-specific demethylase 4D, with the protein MEAMKSKANCAQNPNCNIMIFYPTKEEFNDFDKYIASIESQGAHRAGLAKIIPPKEWKARQTYDDISDILIATPLQQVAHGRAGVFIQYHKRKKAMTVGEYRHLANSGKYRTPPHLDFEDLERKYWKTRLYHSPIYGADISGSLFDVNTKEWNLGHLGTIQDLLEQECGVVIEGVNTPYLYFGMWKTTFAWHTEDMDLYSINYLHFGEPKTWYAVPPEHGQRLERLARELFPGSARGCEAFLRHKVALISPTVLRENGIPFSRITQEAGEFMVTFPYGYHAGFNHGFNCAEAINFATLRWIDYGKVASQCSCGEAKVSFSMDAFVRILQPERYEQWKRGQDRTVVDHVEPTAPDSRELSTWRAGRSARRTALGLKYLLPRRSPRSPRPAGTGSGPRRRVPVRQASVRPSPARGAASAAQAGAAASRCSSKSEPSLPPTPGPSARDLQPTGKCVRGRRPREQGTQESTVQARAKRRRSVDTARVARDSEARPVLADKPSANNPAVLSPGSRHPGVTSEGCFVPVP; encoded by the coding sequence ATGGAAGCTATGAAGTCTAAGGCTAATTGTGCCCAGAACCCAAATTGTAATATAATGATATTTTATCCAACCAAAGAAGAGTTTAATGATTTTGATAAATACATTGCTTCCATAGAATCCCAAGGTGCCCACCGAGCTGGTCTGGCTAAGATAATTCCGCCCAAGGAATGGAAAGCCAGACAGACCTATGATGATATCAGTGACATCTTAATAGCCACTCCTCTCCAGCAGGTGGCCCATGGCCGGGCAGGCGTGTTTATTCAATACCACAAGAGGAAGaaagccatgactgtgggggaGTACCGCCACCTGGCAAACAGTGGAAAATACCGCACTCCACCACACTTGGATTTTGAGGATTTGGAGCGAAAATATTGGAAAACCCGGCTCTACCATTCGCCCATCTATGGCGCTGACATCAGTGGCTCCTTATTTGATGTAAACACTAAAGAGTGGAACCTTGGCCACTTGGGAACCATTCAGGACCTGCTGGAGCAGGAGTGTGGAGTTGTCATCGAAGGCGTCAACACACCGTACCTGTACTTTGGCATGTGGAAGACCACCTTTGCTTGGCACACGGAAGACATGGACCTTTACAGCATCAACTACCTGCACTTCGGGGAGCCCAAAACCTGGTACGCAGTGCCCCCAGAGCACGGCCAGCGCCTGGAACGCCTGGCCAGGGAGCTGTTCCCAGGCAGCGCTCGGGGTTGTGAGGCCTTCCTGCGGCACAAGGTGGCTCTCATCTCGCCCACTGTGCTCAGGGAGAACGGGATCCCCTTCAGTCGCATCACTCAGGAGGCCGGAGAGTTCATGGTGACGTTTCCCTATGGCTACCACGCTGGCTTCAACCATGGCTTCAACTGTGCGGAAGCCATCAACTTTGCCACCCTGCGATGGATCGACTATGGCAAAGTGGCCTCTCAGTGCAGCTGCGGGGAAGCCAAGGTCAGCTTTTCCATGGACGCCTTTGTGCGCATCCTGCAGCCCGAGCGCTACGAGCAGTGGAAACGCGGGCAGGACCGGACTGTTGTGGACCACGTGGAACCCACGGCGCCGGACAGCCGGGAGCTGAGCACCTGGAGGGCGGGCCGGTCCGCGAGGAGAACCGCGCTGGGCCTGAAGTACCTCCTGCCCCGGCGGTCCCCGCGCAGCCCTAGGCCGGCGGGCACGGGCAGTGGGCCCCGACGCCGCGTCCCTGTGCGCCAGGCGTCCGTGCGCCCCTCGCCAGCCCGGGGCGCTGCCTCTGCTGCCCAGGCCGGAGCTGCTGCCTCCCGCTGCTCCTCGAAATCCGAGCCATCCTTGCCGCCAACCCCGGGTCCCTCTGCCCGGGATCTTCAGCCAACTGGCAAGTGTGTTCGTGGTCGTCGTCCCCGGGAACAGGGAACTCAAGAGTCAACAGTTCAGGCTCGAGCGAAGAGGCGCCGCTCAGTGGACACGGCGCGTGTAGCCAGGGACTCCGAAGCCCGGCCTGTGCTGGCGGATAAACCCTCCGCGAACAATCCTGCGGTACTGAGCCCTGGATCCCGGCATCCTGGGGTGACTTCCGAAGGCTGCTTTGTTCCTGTTCCCTAA